One Fibrobacter sp. UWB13 DNA window includes the following coding sequences:
- a CDS encoding OmpA family protein yields the protein MAKNINVPGDFAKIADALGNADAGDTILVKRGVYNENITLIMGVVLKGEDPLSTIIDGGRRGPTVMGTSGAEMSHFTVRNGLEGILCENAAPYIHHCYVIDNHATGIGAFISLPWLRNNVVYGNRWSGILAWGAKSLDAYIEQNVVLRNGYSGLTLKGPTNLVARNNIFMENHYYGVFADPAAGQTKVEYNNIYKNYYPFNQFIKVNRTNVSLDPKFINPSLGNSNFFCQSTSPMIKRGKGKLDIGLTATDVVKEEEAVEETRNPDTDGDGLCDPWVSEEGLSEKYAGVCSGFDNCPEEAEDFDGFQDDDGCPDADNDRDGLCDPWVEAKGMLSQYAHICKGVDLCPEQPESLNNYKDDDGCPDEVPQPPKKVFVLEGVNFESGKSTITQDSYISLMKVVDIMETFPEATFEIIGHTDNIGNKDKNMTLSADRANAVKNFLVEKGIAESRMTTQGLGDTKPVASNKTPEGRAQNRRIEFIRTDIK from the coding sequence ATGGCAAAGAATATCAACGTGCCTGGCGATTTCGCTAAGATTGCTGATGCTCTCGGAAATGCGGATGCCGGGGATACAATCCTTGTCAAACGCGGTGTTTATAACGAAAACATCACCTTGATCATGGGTGTTGTTCTCAAGGGCGAGGACCCATTGTCTACCATCATCGATGGTGGCCGTCGCGGTCCGACCGTCATGGGTACTTCGGGCGCCGAAATGTCGCACTTCACAGTGAGGAACGGTCTCGAAGGTATCCTTTGCGAAAACGCTGCCCCCTACATTCATCATTGCTATGTGATCGATAACCACGCAACGGGTATCGGTGCTTTCATTTCTCTGCCGTGGCTCCGCAACAACGTGGTGTACGGCAACCGCTGGTCCGGCATTCTCGCCTGGGGTGCTAAGTCTCTCGATGCTTACATCGAACAGAACGTCGTGCTCCGCAATGGCTACTCTGGCTTGACCCTCAAGGGACCGACCAACCTGGTCGCCCGTAACAACATCTTCATGGAAAACCACTACTACGGTGTGTTTGCTGACCCGGCTGCCGGTCAGACGAAGGTGGAATACAACAACATCTACAAGAACTACTACCCGTTCAACCAGTTCATCAAGGTGAACCGCACGAACGTGTCCTTGGACCCGAAGTTCATCAACCCGTCTCTCGGCAACTCGAACTTCTTCTGCCAGTCCACCTCGCCGATGATCAAGCGCGGCAAGGGCAAGCTGGATATTGGTCTTACTGCAACTGACGTCGTTAAGGAAGAAGAAGCTGTCGAAGAAACACGTAACCCGGATACTGATGGCGATGGTCTTTGCGATCCGTGGGTTTCTGAAGAAGGTCTCTCCGAAAAGTACGCCGGCGTTTGCTCTGGCTTTGACAACTGCCCTGAAGAAGCTGAAGACTTCGATGGCTTCCAGGACGACGATGGCTGCCCGGATGCCGACAACGACCGCGACGGTCTCTGCGACCCGTGGGTTGAAGCTAAGGGTATGCTTTCCCAGTACGCTCACATCTGTAAGGGTGTGGACCTCTGCCCGGAACAGCCTGAATCTCTCAACAACTACAAGGACGACGATGGATGCCCGGACGAAGTTCCGCAGCCGCCGAAGAAGGTCTTCGTTCTTGAAGGTGTGAACTTCGAATCTGGTAAGTCCACGATTACTCAGGACTCCTACATCTCCTTGATGAAGGTTGTCGATATCATGGAAACCTTCCCCGAAGCTACTTTCGAAATCATTGGTCATACCGATAACATCGGTAACAAGGACAAGAACATGACGCTCTCTGCAGACCGTGCAAACGCTGTGAAGAACTTCCTTGTTGAAAAGGGCATTGCCGAAAGCCGTATGACTACCCAGGGCTTGGGCGACACTAAGCCTGTTGCTTCTAACAAAACACCTGAAGGACGTGCGCAGAACCGTCGTATTGAGTTCATCCGCACGGATATTAAGTAA
- a CDS encoding tetratricopeptide repeat protein yields MKNLLLVSAIVCSMVGTSFAASDPCQEKTAEAKKLLAKCKSIGKGNSGYEQCASSYKVAKNQAEQACRSGGLDEAGMRDAIAQWERQVERCKGKISNRCASALQQLGHYQFLLEEKQFLDIQAQYEEDVAWCADRDNKPAKCANINQFPKADHKKSLGYFLEYIDLYPKENKAPVVLYQAAAVQEASGEDDKAYKLRMQLVKDFPDNGLVPKAWLRIAEYHFMNRKFKDAISAYKKVTGFENLTGKEAALAMYHLAESYYNTAEYEIAAKQYYDYIVGADAGKYPKDLRPEAMDFMAASFSDLEGGGVQEAEAFLKDKKVPFKDSVYYRIGMKNKDHDRNEEAVQSFKRLMKINPDYIDAPLADIAMIEILIVQQKFDDAQAHRYDVVKRYDRNSSWYKKNQKYPESVKNAEKAIRGAMLDIPQYHHAQAAKLTKEGDIEGGKRQYAKAIEAYEAFLKRYAKEPTWDEYKVHINLALVYQEMGQHANAAKMFNWIVETDTTRYGRREMGSGNLLTKDEAGYNAVLMMDQARENARKTKANDDAVQAYNLPETKAYFDQVDKYMAKFGKNKEAAELAYNAAIVHYDAKQFSVAVNVLRKLKKDFPKHQYILLISRMLAQSLLESNQLDESLTEFEWLLKQYKAKETRNDSMAAEIEKAIAYVLFQKAESSVKAGKNEAGAKAYLDLVKRYPNIDIADKAIFEAAAAYEATNQFKKAAETFMLLPKSYAKSPLTIKGILRAASNYKKDKQPVQAAKTFLFITDNFPQDSMAFQAIGFAAQTYDSIPDKKQAAVTFELAYKRYPKNEETPSFLYSACLSYDEAKMTNEAIRCNKDLVRDYPKSSYAVDAAFSIPMAYANAKNWKQAIQEYTNFIRMYQEDKEKLIAAYIGIARAYRNVKDEESSVEYYKKTLEAYDKYGLQIKNADAAIPAEAAFYMGEQEYNKMTPVVLKGKEKEKAKIIKSLVETLQKAMGHYSKSAAYASEKWTFRATNKMGMLFVTMAAKIREQQLNGKKEEEKFAERIGIVQQLPSYYEQARPIFQKNIDLARDQGFYNKDVIAAEMGYIEMYYQGCAVFVEVADAFANSPLPDSALIVREYVGQGMVKDDAIMAAHEDLEAYREELNSRSDAAKQLAIPQCATGIKASAHYGIDNEWTSKLYETLRKLDEANEDLNTKIEKFDPSTLFADPTYFKLKARIEQIEQSDAMTLEEKVATFRNIVKETKDDRAKLEEELAKLKEWTANPSLIPASERGVEAVSESSDDEAVEQTSSKKSKKGKKAKSEAKKAKKKAKKGKKK; encoded by the coding sequence ATGAAAAATCTTTTGCTCGTCTCAGCAATTGTTTGCTCCATGGTCGGAACATCATTTGCTGCATCGGATCCGTGTCAAGAAAAAACGGCCGAAGCTAAGAAGTTGCTTGCAAAGTGCAAGTCCATTGGTAAGGGTAATTCTGGCTATGAACAGTGCGCCAGTTCCTATAAAGTTGCTAAGAACCAGGCAGAACAGGCTTGCCGTTCTGGCGGTCTCGATGAAGCTGGCATGCGCGATGCTATTGCCCAGTGGGAACGTCAGGTAGAACGCTGCAAGGGCAAGATTAGTAACCGTTGCGCATCTGCTTTGCAACAGCTTGGTCACTATCAGTTCTTGCTCGAAGAAAAGCAGTTCCTGGATATCCAGGCTCAGTACGAAGAAGATGTTGCATGGTGCGCTGACCGCGATAACAAGCCGGCAAAGTGCGCTAACATCAATCAGTTCCCGAAGGCCGATCATAAGAAGTCCTTGGGCTACTTCCTTGAATACATTGACTTGTATCCGAAGGAAAACAAGGCTCCTGTCGTGCTTTACCAGGCTGCTGCTGTGCAGGAAGCTAGTGGTGAAGATGACAAGGCATACAAGCTCCGTATGCAGCTTGTCAAGGACTTCCCGGATAACGGTCTCGTGCCGAAGGCATGGCTCCGTATCGCTGAATACCACTTCATGAACCGCAAGTTCAAGGACGCTATCTCCGCCTATAAGAAGGTGACTGGCTTCGAGAACCTCACGGGTAAGGAAGCTGCTCTTGCCATGTACCACTTGGCAGAATCTTACTATAACACTGCCGAATACGAAATCGCTGCTAAGCAGTACTACGATTACATCGTCGGTGCTGACGCCGGTAAGTATCCGAAGGACTTGCGTCCTGAAGCAATGGACTTCATGGCAGCCTCCTTCTCTGACTTGGAAGGTGGTGGTGTCCAGGAAGCTGAAGCTTTCTTGAAGGACAAGAAGGTTCCGTTCAAGGACTCTGTCTACTACCGTATCGGTATGAAGAACAAGGACCATGACCGTAACGAAGAAGCTGTCCAGTCCTTCAAGCGCTTGATGAAGATCAACCCGGACTATATCGACGCTCCGCTCGCCGATATTGCCATGATCGAAATCTTGATCGTTCAGCAGAAGTTTGACGATGCTCAGGCTCACCGCTATGACGTCGTGAAGCGTTATGACCGTAACTCTTCCTGGTACAAGAAGAACCAGAAGTATCCGGAATCTGTGAAGAACGCTGAAAAGGCTATCCGTGGCGCTATGCTCGACATTCCGCAGTATCACCACGCTCAGGCTGCTAAGCTTACCAAGGAAGGTGATATCGAAGGCGGCAAGAGACAGTATGCCAAGGCTATCGAAGCTTATGAAGCATTCTTGAAGCGCTATGCCAAGGAACCGACCTGGGACGAATACAAGGTTCACATCAACCTCGCTCTCGTCTATCAGGAAATGGGTCAGCATGCTAACGCTGCCAAGATGTTCAATTGGATCGTTGAAACCGATACGACTCGCTACGGCCGTCGCGAAATGGGCTCAGGCAACCTCCTCACGAAGGATGAAGCTGGTTATAACGCCGTTCTCATGATGGACCAGGCTCGCGAAAATGCTCGTAAGACCAAGGCTAACGATGATGCCGTCCAGGCATACAACTTGCCCGAAACCAAGGCTTACTTCGACCAGGTCGATAAGTACATGGCTAAGTTCGGCAAGAACAAGGAAGCTGCAGAACTTGCATACAACGCCGCTATCGTTCATTACGATGCAAAGCAGTTCAGTGTTGCTGTGAACGTCCTCCGCAAGCTCAAGAAGGACTTCCCGAAGCACCAGTACATTTTGCTCATCAGCCGTATGCTTGCTCAGTCTCTCCTTGAATCCAATCAGCTCGATGAATCTCTCACCGAATTTGAATGGCTCCTCAAGCAGTACAAGGCTAAGGAAACTCGCAACGACTCCATGGCTGCTGAAATCGAAAAGGCTATCGCTTACGTCCTCTTCCAGAAGGCTGAATCCTCTGTCAAGGCTGGCAAGAACGAAGCTGGTGCCAAGGCTTACTTGGACCTCGTGAAGCGCTATCCGAACATCGACATTGCTGACAAGGCTATCTTCGAAGCTGCTGCAGCTTACGAAGCCACCAACCAGTTCAAGAAGGCTGCTGAAACCTTCATGCTCCTCCCGAAGAGCTACGCCAAGTCTCCGCTTACGATTAAGGGTATCTTGCGTGCTGCAAGTAACTACAAGAAGGACAAGCAGCCGGTTCAGGCCGCCAAGACATTCTTGTTCATTACCGACAACTTCCCGCAGGATTCCATGGCATTCCAGGCAATTGGTTTTGCCGCTCAGACTTACGATTCCATCCCGGATAAGAAGCAGGCTGCTGTTACCTTCGAACTTGCTTACAAGCGTTACCCGAAGAACGAAGAAACTCCGTCCTTCCTCTATAGCGCATGCTTGAGCTATGACGAAGCTAAGATGACTAACGAAGCTATCCGTTGTAACAAGGACCTCGTCCGCGACTATCCGAAGAGCTCTTACGCTGTTGACGCTGCCTTCTCTATCCCGATGGCATACGCCAATGCTAAAAACTGGAAGCAGGCTATCCAGGAATACACGAACTTCATCAGAATGTATCAGGAAGACAAGGAAAAGCTGATTGCCGCTTATATCGGTATCGCCCGTGCCTACCGCAATGTCAAGGATGAAGAAAGCTCTGTCGAATACTATAAGAAGACTCTCGAAGCCTACGACAAGTACGGCTTGCAGATCAAGAACGCAGATGCTGCTATCCCGGCTGAAGCTGCATTCTATATGGGTGAACAGGAATACAACAAGATGACTCCGGTAGTCTTGAAGGGCAAGGAAAAGGAAAAGGCCAAGATCATCAAGAGCTTGGTTGAAACCCTCCAGAAGGCTATGGGTCACTACTCCAAGTCTGCTGCCTACGCATCTGAAAAGTGGACCTTCCGTGCCACCAACAAGATGGGTATGCTCTTCGTGACGATGGCTGCAAAGATTCGTGAACAGCAGCTCAACGGTAAGAAGGAAGAAGAAAAGTTTGCAGAACGCATCGGCATTGTGCAACAGCTCCCGTCTTACTACGAACAGGCCCGTCCGATCTTCCAGAAGAACATCGACCTCGCTCGTGACCAGGGCTTCTACAACAAGGACGTGATCGCTGCAGAAATGGGCTACATCGAAATGTACTACCAGGGCTGCGCAGTGTTCGTCGAAGTTGCTGATGCATTCGCTAATTCTCCGCTTCCGGATAGTGCTTTGATCGTCCGTGAATACGTCGGTCAGGGCATGGTGAAGGATGACGCTATCATGGCTGCCCACGAAGACTTGGAAGCCTACCGTGAAGAATTGAATAGCCGTTCTGACGCCGCTAAGCAGCTTGCTATCCCGCAGTGCGCTACCGGTATCAAGGCATCTGCTCACTACGGTATCGATAACGAATGGACCTCCAAGCTTTACGAAACCTTGAGAAAGCTCGACGAAGCTAACGAAGATCTCAACACCAAGATCGAAAAGTTCGACCCGTCCACGCTGTTCGCTGACCCGACCTACTTCAAGTTGAAGGCCCGTATCGAACAGATTGAACAGTCTGACGCTATGACCTTGGAAGAAAAGGTTGCTACATTCCGCAACATCGTCAAGGAAACTAAGGACGATCGTGCAAAGCTTGAAGAAGAACTCGCCAAGCTCAAGGAATGGACCGCTAACCCGAGCCTTATCCCGGCTTCCGAAAGAGGCGTAGAAGCTGTTTCTGAATCTTCTGATGATGAAGCAGTCGAACAGACCTCCTCCAAGAAGTCCAAGAAGGGCAAGAAGGCTAAGTCTGAAGCCAAGAAAGCCAAGAAAAAGGCTAAAAAAGGCAAGAAGAAATAG
- a CDS encoding MotA/TolQ/ExbB proton channel family protein — MSKLLQSFSPESDGYQFMWIILVVFIIGLGFSLERVTYIMIKSSKGRGKFMADFGKLVMQNQLEQALQFAKSSKLPIAKVMDAIVAAKLNCKDADKARDLMTAASDAVFLTEAPRLTRYISIISVMASISTLLGLMGTIYGLIYTFDAVANKPASERAKALADGIAIAMGTTLLGLLSAVPLLVIVGLLNMNSERLIQEMEEKGLKIINSLA, encoded by the coding sequence ATGTCTAAATTGCTTCAATCCTTCAGCCCTGAATCTGATGGTTACCAGTTCATGTGGATCATCTTGGTCGTGTTCATCATCGGCCTTGGCTTCTCCCTGGAACGTGTTACCTACATTATGATTAAGAGCTCCAAGGGCCGCGGTAAGTTCATGGCCGATTTCGGTAAGCTCGTCATGCAGAACCAGCTCGAACAGGCTCTCCAGTTCGCTAAGAGCTCCAAGCTCCCGATTGCTAAGGTTATGGACGCTATCGTCGCTGCTAAGCTCAACTGCAAGGATGCTGACAAGGCTCGTGACTTGATGACTGCTGCTTCTGACGCTGTGTTCCTCACTGAAGCTCCGCGCCTCACTCGCTACATCTCCATCATCTCCGTTATGGCTTCCATCTCCACGTTGCTCGGACTTATGGGTACGATTTACGGTCTGATCTACACATTCGACGCTGTTGCTAACAAGCCGGCTTCTGAACGTGCTAAGGCTCTTGCTGATGGTATTGCTATCGCTATGGGTACGACGCTCCTCGGACTTCTCTCTGCAGTTCCGCTCCTCGTTATCGTTGGTCTTCTCAACATGAACTCCGAACGCCTCATCCAGGAAATGGAAGAAAAGGGCCTCAAGATTATCAACTCCCTCGCATAA
- a CDS encoding 1,4-dihydroxy-6-naphthoate synthase, with the protein MQLKLGISTCPNDTFIYEALLQGLENSPFEWKVTFADVQTLNEMVLRGELDVAKISAQVYPQIEGTYRCLGCGGAIGYGCGPLLLSSESNAFNPELPTTLPGANTTAALLFKFWYAHQFKNAPKLEYALFNEVYQGLLSKNVPQGVTIHEHRFTWKRDGLHLLQDLGAYWEQETGSPIPLGIAVAKKELGAATIESVENEIRRSLRIARQRLDPVTPFIVEKAQIDDNEVIKSHIAMFVNDFSENVGEAGWKALENLWRLSHC; encoded by the coding sequence ATGCAACTAAAACTCGGTATTTCCACCTGTCCTAACGATACGTTCATTTACGAAGCCTTGCTCCAGGGGCTCGAAAACTCCCCGTTCGAATGGAAAGTCACGTTTGCCGACGTGCAGACGCTCAACGAGATGGTCCTGCGCGGCGAACTTGATGTCGCAAAGATTAGCGCTCAGGTCTATCCCCAAATTGAAGGTACGTACCGTTGTCTCGGTTGTGGGGGAGCCATCGGGTACGGCTGTGGTCCGCTTTTGCTCTCTTCGGAGTCCAATGCGTTTAATCCGGAACTCCCAACGACCCTTCCGGGCGCAAATACGACCGCTGCGCTCCTTTTCAAGTTCTGGTACGCCCATCAGTTCAAAAACGCTCCAAAACTCGAATACGCCCTCTTTAACGAGGTTTACCAGGGACTCCTGAGCAAGAATGTTCCTCAGGGGGTAACCATCCATGAGCACCGTTTTACGTGGAAACGCGACGGTCTACACCTTTTGCAGGATTTGGGCGCCTACTGGGAACAAGAAACGGGTTCTCCGATTCCGCTTGGAATTGCGGTCGCTAAAAAGGAACTGGGGGCTGCGACTATCGAATCGGTTGAAAATGAAATCCGTCGTAGTCTCCGAATTGCCCGTCAAAGACTTGATCCGGTGACCCCGTTTATCGTCGAAAAAGCACAAATCGATGACAACGAAGTCATCAAATCCCACATTGCGATGTTCGTGAATGATTTTTCAGAAAATGTCGGAGAGGCGGGTTGGAAAGCTTTGGAGAACCTGTGGCGGTTATCACACTGTTAA
- a CDS encoding tetratricopeptide repeat protein yields the protein MMRTSFIKTSVLGLAVASSSLFAEATYTPNKYQQNDWFAEYGGNTAMYVNPAGISETDQLELSVAFFSTISGEASQEYVSLTYPIDYKHTWGISLFENGASIEGGESYSEIAVQFGYAYRLFHLLSLGVNLDVLYINQFDELKQLTVGADVGLSWNPLASSKYGYLLIGASVQNLLAPAVSEADGDGSFKFVFMGAADAYKIPTNLNLSLFYRGFNRLLEMKAEFSFIDIIHDADEGGKGANLEMSFTLTYYLSSHLGVRARFTKEGYPAIGATVNVKDVSIFRYLALDLEISHDDLWAKKNRGFVWNVKLTSRFGDTREEKIGEERYRRLKIEPENDYRAAMRLYLNRQFLEAAYAFGKVQTKYPAFHLVDQAAFYKAKSFENLRMHKAAKSVYEDAIKRYPQSDQRAKYHFQLMNIDYKEGKYTEAMTKYQNIAQKFGESDVKADADYVAGQIKFEQGLYQECVDLLASILPGNANYFYARYTMGIANSRMGKFDEAENCFRDITEQPVSNQSERDLQDAARVKLGHLFFSGEKPDIAAAAQMYGQVQKESPVFDEAMLGIAWSFLKVNKPDEAMKPAKWIISNLPESFLVSEAYLVIGYCHFMKKDYQGAIEALTQAEKRTEQPIVSVAARDSARQAYDAMQSEFDSVQVLALDLARQLPTPRVESKREALRPTFDKANQAIEDYASFMQRSIQSDRFESNRKRILEDAGFTLATVKTKASGGMGGGSAGGSTSSPAGDLEDLE from the coding sequence ATGATGCGTACTAGTTTCATCAAGACGTCCGTTCTCGGACTTGCCGTAGCCAGCTCTTCTTTGTTTGCAGAGGCCACCTACACGCCGAATAAGTATCAGCAGAATGACTGGTTTGCTGAATATGGTGGCAACACCGCGATGTATGTGAACCCCGCTGGTATTTCAGAAACTGATCAGCTCGAACTTAGCGTTGCTTTCTTTAGCACCATTAGTGGCGAAGCCAGCCAGGAATATGTCAGCTTGACATACCCGATTGACTACAAGCACACTTGGGGCATTTCTCTTTTCGAAAACGGTGCTTCCATCGAAGGTGGCGAATCCTATAGCGAAATTGCCGTTCAGTTCGGCTATGCTTATAGACTCTTCCACTTGCTCTCCCTTGGCGTCAACCTCGATGTGCTTTACATCAACCAGTTCGACGAACTCAAGCAGCTCACTGTCGGTGCTGACGTGGGCTTGAGCTGGAACCCGCTTGCTTCTTCGAAGTACGGTTACTTGCTCATTGGCGCAAGCGTGCAGAACCTCCTTGCTCCGGCTGTCAGCGAAGCTGATGGCGATGGTAGCTTCAAGTTTGTGTTCATGGGCGCAGCTGATGCTTACAAGATCCCGACGAACTTGAACTTGTCCTTGTTCTATCGCGGATTCAACCGTCTCCTCGAAATGAAGGCTGAATTCTCTTTCATCGACATCATTCACGATGCTGATGAAGGTGGTAAGGGTGCTAACCTCGAAATGAGCTTCACCTTGACCTACTATCTTTCTTCTCACCTTGGTGTCCGCGCTCGCTTCACTAAGGAAGGCTACCCGGCCATTGGCGCAACGGTCAACGTTAAGGATGTCAGCATCTTCCGTTACCTCGCTCTTGACCTCGAAATTTCTCACGATGACCTCTGGGCTAAGAAGAACCGTGGCTTCGTGTGGAATGTCAAGCTGACTTCTCGCTTCGGTGATACCCGTGAAGAGAAGATTGGTGAAGAACGTTATCGCCGCTTGAAGATCGAACCTGAAAACGACTACCGCGCTGCAATGCGTCTGTACTTGAACCGTCAGTTCCTCGAAGCTGCTTATGCCTTCGGTAAGGTTCAGACCAAGTACCCGGCATTCCACCTTGTCGACCAGGCTGCTTTCTACAAGGCTAAGTCTTTCGAAAACCTCCGTATGCACAAGGCTGCAAAGTCTGTCTACGAAGACGCTATCAAGCGCTATCCGCAGAGTGACCAGCGTGCTAAGTACCACTTCCAGTTGATGAACATCGACTATAAGGAAGGCAAGTACACGGAAGCTATGACCAAGTATCAGAACATTGCTCAGAAGTTTGGTGAAAGCGACGTGAAGGCTGACGCTGACTACGTTGCAGGTCAGATCAAGTTCGAACAGGGCCTCTATCAGGAATGCGTCGACTTGCTCGCCTCCATCCTCCCGGGTAACGCCAACTACTTCTACGCTCGCTATACCATGGGTATTGCTAACAGCCGTATGGGCAAGTTCGACGAAGCTGAAAACTGCTTCCGCGATATTACGGAACAGCCGGTTTCCAACCAGTCTGAACGCGACCTCCAGGACGCTGCAAGAGTTAAGCTCGGCCACCTCTTCTTCTCTGGTGAAAAGCCGGACATCGCAGCTGCCGCTCAGATGTATGGTCAGGTCCAGAAGGAATCTCCGGTGTTCGACGAAGCTATGCTCGGTATAGCATGGTCCTTCCTCAAGGTCAACAAGCCGGATGAAGCTATGAAGCCGGCAAAGTGGATCATTTCCAACCTTCCGGAATCCTTCCTCGTGTCTGAAGCTTACCTCGTGATTGGTTACTGCCACTTCATGAAGAAAGATTATCAGGGTGCAATTGAAGCTTTGACTCAGGCTGAAAAGCGCACGGAACAGCCGATTGTTTCTGTCGCTGCTCGCGATAGCGCTCGTCAGGCTTACGATGCAATGCAGAGCGAATTCGACTCTGTCCAGGTTCTTGCCTTGGATCTTGCTCGTCAGCTGCCGACTCCGCGTGTGGAAAGCAAGCGCGAAGCTTTGCGTCCGACATTCGACAAGGCTAACCAAGCTATTGAAGATTACGCATCCTTCATGCAGAGATCTATCCAGAGTGACCGCTTCGAATCCAACCGTAAGCGTATCTTGGAAGACGCAGGCTTTACCTTGGCAACTGTCAAGACCAAGGCTAGCGGCGGCATGGGCGGTGGAAGTGCTGGTGGAAGCACATCTTCTCCTGCTGGAGATTTGGAAGACCTGGAGTAA
- the mqnB gene encoding futalosine hydrolase, with protein sequence MEDNFVPLFAFASNLEFFGVFPECKSFVQNNIRLGEIVELPEGRGFAVVLGMGLLEFATNLSVLLSRFAAEGPFTHVVLVGICGAYPGRGLNVGDVVRVDSEVVGDLGVVESDGSFTPWHKVCATSANGSVPQTSAQVYESSSLRGVPAWLSNLKPVAGLSVNCCTGTASMAKERVENFNVDVESMEGAACFSICHAFGVPCYEIRAVSNFATTRDKSTWRIKDALSALRAAFTSCI encoded by the coding sequence ATGGAAGACAACTTTGTTCCTTTGTTTGCGTTTGCGTCAAACTTGGAATTTTTTGGAGTCTTTCCTGAATGCAAGTCCTTTGTTCAAAATAACATTCGTTTAGGCGAAATAGTCGAACTGCCCGAAGGGCGCGGCTTTGCCGTTGTCCTTGGCATGGGCTTGCTTGAATTTGCAACAAATTTATCCGTTTTGCTCTCTCGGTTTGCTGCCGAGGGCCCTTTTACGCATGTGGTGCTGGTGGGCATCTGTGGCGCCTATCCCGGTCGCGGATTGAACGTGGGTGACGTTGTCCGTGTCGATTCCGAAGTTGTAGGGGACCTTGGCGTTGTCGAAAGTGATGGCTCGTTTACGCCGTGGCACAAAGTTTGTGCAACCTCTGCGAATGGCTCTGTTCCTCAAACGTCTGCGCAGGTCTACGAATCTTCGTCGTTACGGGGCGTTCCCGCCTGGCTTTCGAATCTAAAGCCTGTTGCCGGTCTCAGCGTCAATTGCTGCACGGGAACTGCGTCCATGGCGAAAGAACGTGTCGAAAACTTCAATGTCGATGTCGAATCGATGGAAGGGGCTGCCTGCTTCTCGATTTGCCACGCCTTTGGCGTCCCTTGCTACGAAATCCGTGCGGTAAGCAACTTTGCCACCACCCGCGATAAATCCACCTGGCGCATTAAGGATGCTCTCTCCGCTCTTCGTGCTGCTTTTACTTCCTGCATCTAA
- a CDS encoding 1-phosphofructokinase family hexose kinase, with product MSREILVLGLNPAWQRVFFLDKFTPGEVHRISKVKEYASGKGINCCRVLQLLGGTPRLMHFLGAGNGEKIFDELSACGIQQVPIWIRENTRICTTIACNGDTTELVEPSPTLADSENDDFAQTLNDYWDSTQYIALCGTFPQGFNAKMFNELDFSDKHIFVDAIDSIDELLEKGVDLLKINMLEYCKLLERMGIPQVKSSPQFWKMTATAVLERLPIKNLVVTEEDAPVRAFRLMEKKFQGIQLQPPTITVKNDIGAGDSFFAGWLYAFEQNLSFESCLAKATAVASARCEVERPWNLSLDRVMELENELSTKVERLE from the coding sequence ATGTCAAGGGAAATCTTAGTTCTCGGTTTGAATCCTGCTTGGCAGAGGGTGTTCTTTCTGGATAAGTTTACTCCAGGTGAAGTGCACCGCATCTCCAAGGTCAAGGAATACGCGTCGGGTAAAGGCATCAACTGCTGCCGTGTGTTGCAGCTCTTGGGCGGCACGCCCCGCTTGATGCATTTCCTCGGTGCCGGGAACGGAGAAAAAATCTTTGATGAGCTTTCTGCTTGTGGCATCCAGCAGGTGCCGATCTGGATTCGCGAAAATACGCGCATCTGCACGACGATTGCTTGTAACGGCGACACGACGGAGCTCGTGGAGCCGTCTCCGACTCTTGCGGATTCCGAGAACGACGATTTTGCACAAACGCTGAATGATTACTGGGATTCGACGCAGTATATCGCTTTGTGTGGAACGTTCCCGCAAGGCTTTAACGCGAAGATGTTCAATGAGCTAGACTTTAGCGATAAGCACATCTTTGTCGATGCCATTGATAGCATTGATGAGCTTCTTGAAAAGGGCGTGGATCTCCTGAAAATCAACATGCTGGAGTATTGCAAGCTCTTGGAACGCATGGGCATTCCACAGGTCAAGTCGAGTCCGCAGTTCTGGAAGATGACTGCAACCGCTGTCCTTGAACGCCTCCCGATCAAGAATCTCGTTGTGACTGAAGAGGACGCTCCTGTGCGTGCCTTCCGCCTTATGGAAAAGAAATTCCAGGGCATCCAGTTGCAGCCGCCTACGATTACGGTCAAAAATGATATCGGCGCCGGAGACTCGTTCTTTGCGGGCTGGCTCTATGCTTTCGAACAAAATCTGAGCTTTGAAAGCTGCTTGGCTAAGGCTACTGCTGTGGCAAGTGCCCGCTGTGAAGTCGAACGCCCGTGGAACTTGAGCTTAGACCGAGTCATGGAACTTGAAAACGAGCTCTCGACAAAGGTCGAACGCCTCGAATAA